One Cupriavidus taiwanensis LMG 19424 DNA segment encodes these proteins:
- a CDS encoding AI-2E family transporter has protein sequence MSTVPDPTAPGLPPAQPVPQLADDGRPAGASAEPSAPALLTDAAVAGALHRASTALMVLAVLFSLYAMHVARDFLVPVVIAVVMAYLLDPLVCALQRLGLARSLASTIVLLALLSALLSGAYLLQGQVESMVNSLPEMASKLSRSLGALLSGDDSMWQKIRRAATVLSGTGQPPPARGTQVVVEQSSGHINNMLLAGSVSVFTMAAQAVVVVFLLYFLMLAGDTFKRKFIKMVGTTISEKKISVHMLDEVNLSIRRYMGMLVVTNAGLGVCTWVLLKWLGVDNAGSWSIAAAALHLVPYFGALAIALCLGMVTFMQFGTLGMAAAAAGGSLLIATLIGSVITTWMTGRMARMNAVAVFVALLLFTWLWGVWGMLLAIPLITIAKVVADHIEGMEVVAEFLGE, from the coding sequence ATGTCGACCGTTCCCGATCCCACCGCCCCGGGGCTGCCTCCAGCGCAGCCCGTCCCGCAACTCGCAGACGATGGCCGCCCCGCGGGCGCCAGCGCCGAGCCGTCCGCGCCCGCGCTGCTGACCGATGCCGCCGTCGCCGGCGCGCTGCATCGCGCCAGCACCGCGCTGATGGTGCTGGCGGTGCTGTTCTCGCTGTACGCCATGCACGTGGCGCGCGATTTCCTGGTGCCGGTGGTGATCGCGGTGGTGATGGCCTATCTGCTCGACCCGCTGGTGTGCGCGCTGCAGCGGCTGGGGCTGGCGCGCTCGCTGGCCAGCACCATCGTGCTGCTGGCGCTGCTGAGCGCCCTGCTCAGCGGCGCCTACCTGCTGCAGGGCCAGGTCGAATCGATGGTGAACAGCCTGCCGGAAATGGCCAGCAAACTGTCGCGTTCGCTGGGCGCGCTGCTCAGCGGCGACGACTCGATGTGGCAGAAGATACGCCGCGCCGCCACGGTGCTCAGCGGCACCGGCCAGCCGCCGCCGGCGCGCGGCACCCAGGTGGTGGTGGAGCAGTCGTCGGGCCACATCAACAACATGCTGCTGGCCGGCTCGGTCAGCGTTTTCACCATGGCCGCGCAGGCGGTGGTGGTGGTGTTCCTGCTGTATTTCCTGATGCTGGCGGGCGACACCTTCAAGCGCAAGTTCATCAAGATGGTCGGCACCACCATCTCGGAGAAGAAGATCAGCGTGCACATGCTGGACGAGGTCAACCTCTCCATCCGCCGCTATATGGGAATGCTGGTGGTGACCAACGCCGGCCTCGGCGTCTGCACCTGGGTGCTGCTGAAATGGCTTGGCGTCGACAACGCCGGCAGCTGGTCGATCGCGGCGGCGGCGCTGCACCTGGTGCCATATTTCGGCGCCCTGGCCATCGCGCTATGCCTGGGCATGGTGACATTCATGCAATTCGGCACGCTTGGCATGGCCGCCGCGGCCGCCGGCGGTTCGCTGCTGATCGCCACCCTGATCGGGTCCGTCATCACCACGTGGATGACCGGCCGCATGGCGCGGATGAATGCCGTGGCGGTGTTCGTCGCGCTGCTGTTGTTCACCTGGCTATGGGGCGTCTGGGGCATGTTGCTCGCGATTCCCCTGATCACCATCGCCAAGGTGGTTGCAGATCACATCGAAGGCATGGAAGTGGTGGCCGAGTTCCTTGGCGAGTAG
- the flhD gene encoding flagellar transcriptional regulator FlhD, with protein MEQPTPAGAGAPDTHQEADPDSLRQIEALNLSYLLLVQRLMRENEAEALFRLGLGREVGRLLASLTPPQVVALARSSLVLYRFRLDDSLLVASLTGAGPPRALQGMHAAIVMASRRD; from the coding sequence ATGGAACAGCCCACCCCAGCCGGAGCAGGTGCCCCGGACACGCACCAGGAGGCGGACCCGGACAGCCTTCGGCAGATCGAGGCGCTGAACCTGTCCTACCTGCTGCTGGTACAGCGGCTGATGCGCGAAAACGAGGCCGAGGCGCTGTTCCGGCTCGGCCTCGGCCGCGAGGTGGGCCGCCTGCTGGCCTCGCTGACGCCGCCGCAGGTCGTCGCGCTGGCACGTTCCAGCCTGGTGCTGTACCGCTTCCGGCTGGACGACAGCCTGCTGGTGGCCTCGCTGACCGGGGCCGGACCGCCGCGCGCCTTGCAAGGCATGCATGCCGCCATCGTGATGGCATCGCGGCGGGATTGA
- a CDS encoding aldehyde dehydrogenase family protein, which translates to MHIVDRFYIHGKWVQPVEGATQADIIDPATEGVAGRLAMGAAADVDRAVSAAREAFPAWSVSTRETRIALLERIIAAYQARVADLAQAVRQEIGAPITLATNLQAAIGLAQLQATLQALRDFAFESPRGKSQVLREAIGVAALITPWNWPLNQIAAKVAPALAAGCTVVLKPSEIAPLDAQIFAEIMDAAGTPPGVFNMIFGEGRVVGSALSSHRDVDMVSITGSTRAGVEVAISAAPTVKRVAQELGGKSPLIVLDDADLQAVVTSGVAQCMVNSGQTCVAPTRVLVPRARYEEAVQVAAAAANAVKVGDPSDPETRMGPISNRGQYDKVQRLIGVGIEEGARLAAGGAGRPDGLARGFYARPTVFADVRNDMTIAREEIFGPVLCLLPYDSEDDAVAIANDTDFGLAAYIASSDPARARRLAARLRAGNVRINGAMMDITAPFGGYKTSGNGREYGPEGIAEFLETKTVTG; encoded by the coding sequence ATGCATATCGTCGACAGGTTCTATATCCACGGCAAATGGGTGCAGCCCGTGGAGGGCGCCACCCAGGCCGACATCATCGACCCGGCTACCGAAGGGGTGGCGGGCAGGCTCGCCATGGGCGCCGCCGCGGACGTGGACCGCGCCGTGTCCGCGGCACGCGAGGCCTTCCCGGCGTGGTCGGTGTCCACCCGCGAAACCCGGATCGCGCTGCTCGAGCGCATCATCGCCGCCTACCAGGCGCGCGTGGCCGACCTGGCACAGGCGGTGCGCCAGGAAATCGGCGCGCCGATCACGCTGGCCACCAACCTCCAGGCCGCCATCGGCCTGGCGCAGCTGCAGGCCACGCTGCAGGCCCTGCGCGACTTCGCCTTCGAAAGCCCGCGCGGCAAGAGCCAGGTGCTGCGCGAGGCCATCGGCGTGGCCGCGCTGATCACGCCGTGGAACTGGCCGCTGAACCAGATCGCGGCCAAGGTCGCGCCGGCGCTCGCGGCAGGCTGCACCGTGGTGCTCAAGCCGTCGGAGATCGCGCCGCTGGACGCGCAGATCTTTGCGGAGATCATGGATGCCGCCGGCACGCCGCCGGGCGTGTTCAACATGATCTTTGGCGAGGGCCGCGTGGTCGGCAGCGCCCTGTCGTCGCATCGCGATGTCGACATGGTGTCGATCACCGGCTCGACCCGCGCCGGCGTGGAAGTGGCCATCAGCGCCGCCCCGACGGTCAAGCGCGTGGCGCAGGAACTGGGCGGCAAGTCGCCGCTGATCGTGCTGGACGACGCCGACCTGCAGGCCGTCGTGACCAGCGGGGTGGCGCAGTGCATGGTCAATTCCGGCCAGACCTGCGTGGCGCCCACGCGCGTGCTGGTGCCGCGCGCCCGCTACGAGGAAGCGGTGCAGGTTGCCGCCGCGGCGGCCAATGCGGTGAAGGTGGGCGATCCGTCGGACCCCGAAACCAGGATGGGCCCGATTTCCAACCGCGGCCAGTATGACAAGGTGCAGCGCCTGATCGGCGTCGGCATCGAGGAAGGCGCGCGCCTGGCCGCCGGCGGCGCTGGCCGCCCTGACGGCCTGGCGCGCGGCTTCTATGCCCGCCCCACCGTTTTTGCCGATGTGCGCAACGACATGACCATCGCCCGCGAGGAGATCTTCGGTCCGGTGCTGTGCCTGTTGCCGTATGACAGCGAAGACGATGCCGTGGCGATCGCCAACGACACCGACTTCGGCCTGGCCGCCTATATCGCATCGTCGGATCCGGCGCGTGCGCGCAGGCTGGCTGCGCGGCTGCGCGCCGGCAACGTGCGCATCAACGGCGCGATGATGGATATCACCGCGCCGTTCGGCGGCTACAAGACATCCGGCAACGGCCGCGAGTACGGCCCCGAAGGCATCGCCGAGTTCCTTGAAACCAAGACCGTGACAGGCTGA
- a CDS encoding DUF3079 domain-containing protein: MAKKFPLYPSHPERICWGCDKYCPVDAMRCGNGSSRTQHPVELLGDDWLECGDWGIEAPPARTPSGTTPR; this comes from the coding sequence ATGGCCAAGAAATTTCCCCTCTACCCCAGCCATCCCGAGCGCATTTGCTGGGGCTGCGACAAGTACTGTCCCGTCGATGCCATGCGCTGCGGCAACGGCTCCAGCCGCACCCAGCATCCCGTCGAACTGCTTGGCGACGACTGGCTCGAGTGCGGCGACTGGGGCATCGAGGCGCCGCCCGCCAGGACGCCTTCCGGGACCACCCCCAGATAG
- the gabD gene encoding NADP-dependent succinate-semialdehyde dehydrogenase: protein MLNLQDSSLLRQQCLIDGRWIDGERNIDVTNPATGERVGQVPQLGAAETRQAIEAANRALPAWRARTAKDRSALLRKWFELILANQEDLARIMTAEQGKPITEARGEIAYAASFIEWFAEEGKRVYGDTIPAPVSNQRIVVTKEPVGVCAAITPWNFPAAMITRKAGPALAVGCTMVLKPASQTPLTALALVALAERAGIPAGVLSVVTGSASAIGGEMSSNPLVRKLTFTGSTEVGRVLMAQTAATIKKVSMELGGNAPFIVFDDADLDAAVEGAIVSKYRNAGQTCVCANRIYVQSGVYEAFAQKLVAAVAALKVGNGMEDGVRIGPLIDDKAVAKVEEHIADALGKGARLLQGGQRHALGHSFFQPTVLADVAPGMLVAREETFGPLAPLFRFDTEDDVVAMANDTEFGLASYFYARDLGRVWRVSERLEYGMVGVNTGLISNEVAPFGGVKQSGVGREGSHYGIDDYLVIKYTCMAGI from the coding sequence ATGCTGAACCTCCAGGATTCCTCGCTGCTGCGGCAGCAGTGCTTGATCGACGGCCGCTGGATCGATGGCGAGCGCAACATCGACGTGACCAACCCCGCCACCGGCGAGCGCGTCGGCCAGGTGCCGCAACTGGGTGCCGCGGAAACCCGCCAGGCCATCGAGGCCGCCAACCGCGCCCTGCCGGCGTGGCGCGCGCGCACCGCCAAGGACCGCTCGGCGCTGCTGCGCAAATGGTTCGAACTGATCCTGGCGAACCAGGAAGACCTGGCCCGCATCATGACGGCGGAGCAAGGCAAGCCGATCACCGAGGCGCGCGGCGAGATCGCCTACGCGGCCTCGTTCATCGAGTGGTTTGCCGAGGAAGGCAAGCGGGTCTATGGCGATACCATTCCCGCCCCGGTCAGCAACCAGCGCATCGTCGTGACCAAGGAACCGGTCGGGGTCTGCGCCGCGATCACGCCGTGGAATTTCCCCGCCGCCATGATCACGCGCAAGGCTGGCCCGGCGCTGGCGGTAGGCTGCACCATGGTGCTCAAACCCGCCTCGCAGACGCCACTGACGGCGCTGGCGCTGGTGGCCCTGGCCGAGCGCGCCGGTATTCCGGCCGGCGTGCTGTCGGTGGTGACCGGGTCGGCCAGCGCGATCGGCGGCGAGATGAGCAGCAATCCGCTGGTACGCAAGCTGACCTTCACCGGCTCGACCGAAGTCGGGCGCGTGCTGATGGCGCAGACCGCCGCCACCATCAAGAAGGTGTCGATGGAACTGGGCGGCAATGCGCCCTTTATCGTGTTCGACGATGCCGACCTCGACGCCGCCGTGGAAGGCGCGATCGTCTCAAAGTACCGCAACGCCGGGCAGACCTGCGTCTGCGCCAACCGCATCTACGTGCAGTCCGGCGTGTATGAGGCGTTTGCGCAGAAGCTGGTGGCCGCGGTGGCGGCGCTGAAGGTGGGTAACGGCATGGAGGACGGCGTGCGCATCGGCCCGCTGATCGACGACAAGGCCGTGGCCAAGGTGGAGGAGCATATCGCCGATGCCCTCGGCAAGGGTGCCCGCCTGCTGCAGGGCGGCCAGCGCCACGCGCTCGGCCATTCCTTCTTCCAGCCGACCGTGCTGGCGGATGTCGCGCCCGGCATGCTGGTCGCGCGCGAGGAAACCTTCGGCCCGCTGGCGCCACTGTTCCGCTTCGATACCGAGGACGACGTGGTCGCCATGGCCAACGACACCGAGTTCGGCCTGGCCAGCTACTTCTATGCGCGCGACCTGGGCCGGGTCTGGCGCGTATCGGAACGGCTGGAGTACGGCATGGTCGGCGTCAACACGGGCCTGATCTCGAACGAGGTGGCGCCCTTCGGCGGCGTCAAGCAATCGGGCGTGGGCCGCGAGGGCTCGCATTACGGCATCGACGACTACCTGGTCATCAAGTACACCTGCATGGCCGGCATCTGA
- a CDS encoding GMC family oxidoreductase, protein MDTRDHHTASASAEFDYIVIGAGSAGCAVAARLAEDTGATVALLEAGPHDHHYAVWAPVGIAAVVPKAGPRNYAYYTEPQAGLNGRRSYQPRGRGLGGSSSINGMVYIRGHRRDYDDWAALGCRGWGFDDVLPYFRRSERNPRLGARQDPLHGHDGPLHVSDLRSPNPFAQRFVEAAMQAGLPRNDDFNGPTQEGAGLYQVTQRNGERWNAARAYLHSGNAADAALNGGRRGLAVMTDTHALRILFEGKRAAGVEVVRGGTVQVLRARREIVVSAGAFNSPQLLLASGIGPAAHLREVGVGVVHELPGVGENLQDHLDIIVNKQLQTTELFGKTGRGMLRLAREVLRYRRTRTGMVTSNIAEAGAFLRTRPELDIPDVQLHFAVALLGNRNLGNLGHGYSCHACVLRPKSRGHVRLRSADTREAPLIDPRFLSAEEDMAGMVEGVRAIRRIFAQPALARHGGREVLTDAFGPDSSNEAAIQDFVRNHADTVYHPVGTCKMGVDDMAVVDPELRVRGMQGLRVADASIMPTLVGGNTNAPAIMIGEKAADLIKAALR, encoded by the coding sequence TTGGATACCAGGGATCACCACACCGCCAGCGCGTCGGCGGAGTTCGACTACATCGTCATCGGCGCGGGGTCGGCGGGATGCGCCGTGGCCGCACGCCTGGCCGAGGACACCGGCGCTACCGTGGCGCTGCTCGAAGCCGGCCCGCATGACCATCACTACGCGGTCTGGGCACCGGTAGGCATCGCCGCCGTGGTGCCCAAGGCCGGGCCGCGCAACTACGCCTACTACACCGAGCCGCAGGCCGGGTTGAACGGCCGCCGCTCTTACCAGCCGCGCGGGCGCGGCCTGGGCGGCAGCTCCTCGATCAACGGCATGGTGTACATCCGCGGCCACCGGCGCGACTATGACGACTGGGCCGCGCTGGGTTGCCGCGGCTGGGGCTTTGACGACGTGCTGCCCTACTTTCGCCGCAGCGAGCGCAACCCACGCCTCGGCGCCAGGCAGGACCCGCTGCATGGCCACGACGGTCCGCTGCACGTCAGCGACCTGCGCTCGCCCAATCCGTTCGCGCAGCGCTTCGTCGAGGCCGCGATGCAGGCCGGGCTGCCGCGCAACGATGACTTCAACGGCCCCACCCAGGAAGGCGCGGGCCTGTACCAGGTGACACAACGCAACGGCGAACGCTGGAACGCGGCGCGTGCCTACCTGCACAGCGGCAACGCGGCCGACGCCGCGCTGAACGGCGGCCGCCGCGGGCTGGCGGTGATGACGGATACGCATGCGCTGCGCATCCTGTTCGAGGGCAAGCGCGCGGCCGGCGTTGAGGTGGTCCGTGGCGGTACGGTGCAGGTGTTGCGCGCCCGGCGCGAAATCGTGGTCAGCGCCGGTGCCTTCAACTCGCCGCAATTGCTGCTTGCCTCCGGCATCGGCCCGGCCGCGCACCTGCGCGAGGTCGGCGTCGGCGTGGTCCACGAACTGCCGGGCGTGGGCGAGAACCTGCAGGACCACCTCGACATCATCGTCAACAAGCAGCTGCAGACCACCGAGCTGTTCGGCAAGACCGGCCGCGGCATGCTGCGGCTGGCGCGCGAAGTGTTGCGCTACCGGCGCACGCGCACCGGCATGGTGACATCGAATATCGCCGAAGCCGGCGCCTTTCTGCGCACCCGCCCCGAGCTGGACATTCCCGACGTGCAGCTGCACTTCGCGGTGGCGCTGCTCGGCAACCGCAACCTGGGCAATCTCGGCCACGGCTACTCCTGCCATGCCTGCGTGCTGCGCCCGAAGAGCCGCGGACACGTGCGCCTGCGCAGCGCCGACACGCGCGAGGCGCCGCTGATCGATCCGCGCTTTCTGTCGGCCGAGGAAGACATGGCCGGCATGGTCGAGGGAGTGCGGGCGATCCGCCGCATCTTTGCCCAGCCGGCGCTGGCCCGCCATGGCGGGCGCGAGGTCCTGACCGACGCCTTCGGCCCCGACAGCAGCAACGAGGCCGCGATCCAGGACTTTGTGCGCAACCATGCCGATACCGTCTACCACCCGGTCGGCACCTGCAAGATGGGCGTCGACGACATGGCCGTGGTCGACCCGGAACTGCGCGTGCGCGGCATGCAGGGCCTGCGCGTCGCCGACGCCTCCATCATGCCGACCCTGGTCGGCGGCAACACCAATGCGCCGGCCATCATGATCGGCGAAAAGGCCGCGGATCTGATCAAGGCCGCGCTCCGCTGA
- a CDS encoding PAS domain-containing hybrid sensor histidine kinase/response regulator, which translates to MTRRPDDPQLRAGNANSPQGRASEAGSADDRHAADTPYRTLVESVQDYAIFTLDVGGHVSSWNKGAARIKGYRREEILGKHFSHFYTPDAVARRWPDAELKAAAELGRFEDEGWRVRKDGSRFWANVVITALRDADGKLIGFGKVTRDLTEQRRAAEALRQSEESLRLLVEGVKDYAIFMLDPGGHVVSWNAGASYIKGYRRDEIIGRHFSLFYPQEDVAAGKPARHLDLARRAGRIEDEGWRVRKDGSLFWANVTLTAVYDDSRALRGFAKVTRDMSERRRREELERSSQRLNEFLATLSHELRNPLAPVRSALTAMRLAPGDGALANQSLALIERQVTHLSRLVDDLLDIGRITSGRIELRTGPVELDEILALAIEGARPALDAKSQRVDVQGAPAAIRMDADKTRLVQVMQNLVLNASKFSPPGTVVTIAAAVQNRTLEIRVSDQGRGISPHALDDIFQLFVQESRPGTDVQGGLGIGLSLCRSLVELHGGTIAATSAGPGLGSTFTVRLPLPAARRSDDPHGAGPPASGQAAADLQAQRILLVDDNRDAADSLAMLLEMCGHEVTIAYDGAEALHVASRCRPHIALIDLAMPGMDGFEVVRAMREVAGTEATRFVALTGFGQPADREHTEAAGFDAHLVKPVELETLFGTIARLGQPD; encoded by the coding sequence ATGACAAGACGCCCCGACGACCCGCAGCTCCGTGCCGGAAACGCCAACAGCCCCCAGGGCCGCGCCTCCGAAGCCGGCAGCGCGGACGACCGCCACGCCGCGGATACGCCCTACCGGACGCTGGTGGAGTCCGTCCAGGATTACGCCATCTTCACCCTGGACGTGGGCGGCCATGTCTCCAGCTGGAACAAGGGCGCGGCCCGCATCAAGGGCTACCGGCGCGAAGAAATCCTGGGCAAGCATTTTTCACATTTCTATACGCCCGACGCCGTGGCCCGGCGCTGGCCAGACGCGGAGCTGAAGGCGGCCGCCGAACTGGGCCGCTTCGAGGACGAAGGCTGGCGCGTACGCAAGGACGGCAGCCGCTTCTGGGCCAACGTCGTCATCACCGCCTTGCGCGACGCGGACGGCAAGCTGATCGGCTTCGGCAAGGTTACGCGGGACCTGACCGAGCAGCGCCGCGCCGCCGAGGCGCTGCGCCAGAGCGAAGAATCGCTGCGCCTGCTGGTGGAAGGCGTCAAGGACTATGCGATCTTCATGCTCGATCCCGGCGGCCATGTCGTCAGCTGGAATGCGGGCGCGTCCTATATCAAGGGCTATCGCCGCGACGAAATCATCGGCCGTCATTTTTCGCTGTTCTATCCGCAGGAAGATGTCGCCGCGGGCAAGCCGGCCCGGCACCTGGACCTGGCCCGGCGCGCCGGGCGCATCGAGGACGAGGGCTGGCGCGTGCGCAAGGACGGTTCGCTGTTCTGGGCCAACGTCACGCTGACCGCCGTCTACGACGATTCACGCGCGCTGCGCGGCTTTGCCAAGGTGACGCGCGACATGAGCGAGCGCCGCCGCCGCGAGGAGCTGGAACGCTCCAGCCAGCGCCTGAACGAGTTCCTCGCCACGCTTTCGCATGAACTGCGCAATCCGCTGGCGCCGGTGCGCAGCGCGTTGACCGCCATGCGGCTGGCGCCCGGCGATGGCGCGCTGGCCAACCAGAGCCTGGCGCTGATCGAGCGCCAGGTGACGCACCTGAGCCGGCTCGTCGACGACCTGCTCGATATCGGGCGCATCACCTCCGGCCGGATCGAGCTGCGCACCGGTCCGGTCGAACTTGACGAGATCCTCGCGCTGGCGATCGAGGGCGCGCGCCCGGCGCTCGATGCCAAGTCGCAGCGCGTCGACGTACAGGGCGCGCCCGCGGCGATCCGCATGGATGCCGACAAGACGCGGCTGGTGCAGGTGATGCAGAACCTGGTGCTCAATGCGTCGAAGTTCTCGCCGCCCGGCACGGTCGTGACGATAGCCGCCGCGGTGCAGAACCGTACCCTGGAGATCCGCGTGTCCGACCAGGGCCGGGGCATCTCGCCGCATGCGCTCGATGACATCTTCCAGCTGTTCGTGCAGGAAAGCCGGCCGGGCACGGATGTGCAAGGCGGGCTGGGCATCGGCCTGTCGCTGTGCCGCTCGCTGGTGGAGTTGCACGGCGGCACCATCGCGGCCACCAGTGCCGGGCCGGGGCTGGGCAGCACCTTTACGGTACGCCTGCCGCTGCCTGCCGCGCGCCGGTCCGACGACCCGCACGGCGCCGGCCCGCCGGCGAGCGGCCAGGCCGCGGCGGACCTGCAGGCGCAGCGCATCCTGCTGGTCGACGACAATCGCGACGCCGCCGACAGCCTGGCGATGCTGCTCGAAATGTGCGGCCACGAGGTGACCATCGCCTACGACGGCGCCGAGGCCCTGCACGTGGCGTCGCGCTGCCGTCCGCATATCGCGCTGATCGACCTGGCCATGCCGGGCATGGACGGCTTCGAGGTGGTACGCGCCATGCGCGAGGTAGCGGGCACCGAAGCCACCCGGTTTGTCGCACTGACCGGCTTCGGGCAGCCGGCGGACCGGGAGCATACCGAGGCGGCCGGCTTTGATGCGCACCTGGTCAAGCCGGTGGAGCTTGAAACCCTGTTCGGCACCATCGCGCGGCTGGGGCAGCCCGACTGA
- a CDS encoding TauD/TfdA dioxygenase family protein — protein MQATAPASISPQIYRELEQEPFPFTVRRCTPTIGAEVEGIDFREAFDHDTYLSLRRALLKYKVLFFRKQAITPAQHVAVARRFGELEVHPMFTNHPEHPELVVFGRNDKTRGRENLYHSDVSWREIPSMGSMLRCLECPEVGGDTIWINMAAAYENLPQEMKDRIASLKAVHDAMPAFGAALSEEKYAEMRAKYPPMVHPVVRTHPETGEKILFVNEAFTTHFANFAKEQPYRFGSDFRPAELDLMQYLYRQAAAPEYQVRLRWQPDTIALWDNRSTQHYAVQDYFPAVRHMNRATIIGDRPF, from the coding sequence ATGCAAGCCACCGCACCCGCCAGCATCAGCCCGCAAATCTACCGGGAGCTGGAGCAGGAACCCTTTCCCTTCACCGTGCGCCGCTGCACGCCGACCATCGGCGCCGAAGTCGAGGGCATCGATTTCCGCGAGGCGTTCGACCACGACACCTATCTCTCGCTGCGCCGCGCGCTGCTGAAGTACAAGGTCCTGTTTTTCCGCAAGCAGGCCATCACGCCGGCGCAGCACGTCGCCGTGGCGCGGCGCTTCGGCGAGCTGGAAGTCCACCCCATGTTCACCAACCATCCGGAGCACCCGGAACTGGTCGTGTTCGGACGCAATGACAAGACCCGCGGCCGTGAGAACCTGTACCACTCCGATGTGTCCTGGCGCGAGATCCCGTCGATGGGTTCGATGCTGCGCTGCCTGGAATGCCCGGAGGTGGGCGGCGACACCATCTGGATCAACATGGCCGCGGCCTACGAGAACCTGCCGCAGGAGATGAAAGACCGCATCGCCAGCCTGAAGGCCGTGCACGACGCCATGCCGGCGTTCGGCGCCGCCCTGAGCGAAGAGAAGTACGCTGAGATGCGCGCCAAGTATCCGCCCATGGTGCATCCGGTGGTACGCACCCATCCCGAAACCGGCGAGAAGATCCTGTTCGTCAACGAGGCTTTCACCACGCACTTCGCCAACTTCGCCAAGGAACAGCCGTATCGCTTCGGCTCCGACTTCCGGCCGGCGGAACTGGACCTGATGCAGTACCTGTACCGCCAGGCCGCCGCCCCCGAGTACCAGGTGCGGCTGCGCTGGCAGCCCGACACGATCGCACTGTGGGACAACCGCTCCACCCAGCATTACGCCGTGCAGGACTACTTCCCCGCGGTGCGCCACATGAACCGCGCCACCATCATCGGCGACCGTCCGTTCTGA
- a CDS encoding helix-turn-helix domain-containing protein, translating to MVRLRKGEFLYLLGDPVTSVYAIRVGTIKTHVTTEDGRTQVVAFHFPGDMVGLDSLVRPHYASYATALEDTKLCLFTVDTPYLGPAMPAPLGRQLLLALDGQLQRARAVQTMLALMTAEERLVTFLLWLADGFALRGFSSSAFVLRMSREEIGSYIGLTLETVSRQFSRLAESGWITVRHRTITLVDKAALRAIAARPMILAHAPVPRLPRSRGESAQAED from the coding sequence ATGGTCCGCCTGCGCAAGGGCGAATTCCTGTACCTGCTGGGGGACCCGGTGACTTCGGTCTATGCCATTCGCGTCGGCACCATCAAGACCCATGTCACCACCGAAGACGGGCGCACACAGGTGGTTGCCTTCCACTTTCCCGGCGACATGGTCGGACTGGACAGCCTGGTGCGCCCGCACTATGCGTCGTATGCCACCGCGCTCGAAGATACCAAGCTGTGCCTGTTCACCGTGGACACGCCGTACCTCGGCCCGGCCATGCCCGCGCCGCTCGGCAGGCAACTGCTGCTGGCGCTGGACGGCCAGCTGCAGCGCGCGCGGGCGGTACAGACCATGCTGGCGCTGATGACTGCCGAAGAGCGGCTGGTGACCTTCCTGCTGTGGCTCGCGGACGGCTTCGCGCTGCGCGGCTTTTCGTCGTCCGCCTTTGTCCTGCGCATGAGCCGCGAAGAAATCGGCAGCTATATCGGCCTGACGCTGGAAACGGTCAGCCGGCAGTTCTCGCGGCTCGCGGAAAGCGGATGGATCACGGTTCGGCACCGCACCATCACGCTGGTCGACAAGGCTGCGCTGCGCGCCATCGCCGCGCGCCCGATGATTCTCGCCCACGCGCCCGTGCCACGATTGCCCCGCTCGCGCGGCGAATCCGCGCAAGCGGAAGACTGA